A genome region from Dehalococcoidales bacterium includes the following:
- the aroF gene encoding 3-deoxy-7-phosphoheptulonate synthase, translated as MIIMKSEATKEEVANVVEEIKKYGLRADVSRGAYRTVIGLVGDESKIPFSHFAVLPGVKEAFMVETPYKLISREYAGMSGPDIENRVVKVGDVEIGGSEPVFIAGPCAVESKEQLFRIAEGVKKAGAHILRGGIFKPRSSVHSFQGLGASGEEGAQQALGWLREAGDTFGMPVVTEIRGEGQVDLIAEYVDLIQIGARNMYDQDLITKVARKQKPILYKRHFGAGIEEFLSFTEYMVAEENKDIILCERGILPLGKGKSYSRYTLDVTAVPVIRRETYLPIMVDPSHAAGRRDLIFDLSCASIAAGACGLIIEVHYNPVEALVDGQQQITPDELEEVIIACRGVHEAVKHSKNRD; from the coding sequence ATGATTATCATGAAGAGCGAAGCCACCAAAGAAGAGGTCGCCAACGTAGTAGAAGAAATCAAGAAGTACGGGCTCAGGGCGGATGTCTCCAGGGGGGCCTACAGGACCGTAATCGGGCTGGTGGGAGACGAGAGTAAGATACCGTTTTCCCACTTTGCCGTTCTACCCGGAGTAAAGGAGGCATTCATGGTGGAAACACCCTACAAGCTAATCAGCCGTGAGTACGCCGGTATGTCCGGGCCGGATATCGAGAACCGGGTCGTCAAGGTGGGTGACGTCGAAATCGGGGGGAGTGAACCGGTATTCATCGCCGGGCCCTGCGCTGTAGAGAGTAAGGAGCAGCTCTTCCGGATTGCCGAGGGTGTGAAGAAAGCCGGGGCTCACATACTCAGAGGCGGTATCTTCAAGCCGCGGAGCTCGGTGCACTCCTTCCAGGGGCTCGGTGCCAGCGGTGAAGAAGGTGCACAGCAGGCCTTGGGATGGCTGCGTGAAGCCGGGGATACCTTCGGGATGCCCGTGGTGACTGAAATCCGTGGCGAAGGACAGGTCGACCTGATTGCGGAGTACGTGGACCTGATACAGATAGGGGCCAGGAACATGTACGACCAGGACCTGATTACCAAGGTCGCACGGAAGCAGAAACCCATCCTTTACAAGAGACACTTCGGGGCCGGTATCGAAGAGTTTCTCTCCTTTACCGAGTACATGGTGGCCGAGGAAAACAAGGATATCATACTGTGTGAAAGGGGAATATTGCCCCTGGGCAAAGGCAAGAGCTACTCCAGATACACCCTTGACGTGACCGCGGTACCGGTCATACGCAGGGAGACCTACCTGCCGATAATGGTCGACCCCAGTCATGCGGCCGGACGGCGCGACCTTATTTTCGACCTTAGCTGCGCCAGCATTGCTGCAGGTGCATGCGGGCTGATAATTGAGGTACACTATAACCCGGTGGAGGCTCTGGTTGACGGCCAGCAGCAGATAACGCCCGATGAGCTTGAGGAAGTCATCATTGCCTGCCGCGGGGTGCACGAAGCGGTCAAACACAGTAAGAACCGGGACTAG